The sequence below is a genomic window from Candidatus Hadarchaeales archaeon.
TAGCTGGATGGTAATATAAAAAACTTTTGGGAGTTTATAAAGCGAAAGTTTCGGCAATTTTGCGAAAGCTTTATTTAGTCAACAACAGAAAGCGGGACGAAACCATGAGAGTAGAGAAAGGAGCAGCGTTTGTGTTTTTATTATCTTTCGTGATCGCGCTTTTGATAATACCAAACCAGATGATTTTGGCTTCCCCATCCTCCATCGACGCTTATCTGGAAAACATCCATATTTCCGATCCATATCTTCTAAAGATGTTCAGAAATACCTTCGTGAACACGATTCAGACAACAGTAGGACTAAAAGACGACAATACAACGTATGTGATTACTGGCGACATCAACGCAATGTGGGTAAGAGACTCCTGCGCTCAGGTGTACCCCTATGCTCTCATTTGCATAAATGATGCATATCTTCAGCGCGTAGTCCGTGGAGTGATGCTCCGCCACTTCAAGCATTTTAATTCTTCCTACCCCATGTCCACGATCATAAACTCGTGGAAAGAGGATTATACTCCTTGGGAATATAAGTACGAACACGATGGCATAGCGTATTTAATTAGACTTTGCTGGGTCTACTGGAAAGTTTCAGGGGATGATTCTTGGGCTCATCTTTCTGGTGATTTCAACGCTCAGAAGGCGTTTGGGAAGGCGCTAAGGCAGATCTTGGACAACATGGATGTGACAACCGGTCTTGTGAGAGTTTCTCATAGGCCCAGCGATGATTCAACTGTTTATCCTTTTTTGATTCCGACAAACATGTTCATCGCAGCCACGATGCCGATGTTGAAAGAGATGTATCTTAACCTATGGGAAAATGAGGTAGGCGCCGACCTCTGCGATAAAATAAGGGAAAACATTATGCGCGGAATAGAGACGTACGCGGTATACAACGATCCAGTCTTCGGAAGGATATGGGCATACGAAGTTGATGGACGGGGAAGATACCTCCTTATGGATGACGCAAATGTACCGAGTTTGCTTTCTGCACCTTACATAGGATTCACATCAACAGACAACGATGTCTATCAGAACACGCGCAGATTTTTGCTTAGTTCTTCAAATCCCTATTTCTTTTCCGGAAGCTATATTTCTGGAATTGGAAGTCCTCACACGCCAGGATCGAGAGTGTGGCCAATGTCACTGATTGTCCAAATTCTCACTTCGGATAATCATAAAGAAATAGAAAGTTGTTTGGAGCAGCTGAAGATTTCGGACGCCGGAACGAAATTGATGCATGAGAGCATAAATCCGAACAACCCGGCGGACTACACGCGCTCTTGGTTTGCTTGGGCGAATTCTCTTTTTGCCGAAATGGTGATCACAAAAGTTGTTGGGTTACACATCGATAACGGCGAAATTTGGGTCAGGCCTCACCTGAACAAACATTTGAGCGAAATAGAAGCAAAAGACATTCCTTTCTGGAATTTTTCCTCACTGACGATAAAGGCGAAGGGGATAGATTCAACGATAAGACAAGTTCGAAGGAATGGGCAACCCGTGAATTTTGACCAGCGTATGGGTGTAAAAATCACAAATGATGAGCAGCAGATTGAAGTTTGCACGACTCAGCTTAGATTGACTCAAACACCGGTCGATCTTTCTTCATATTTTAACAGAGATGGAATCAGCTGGGACAATAACAGGGGAAATCTTGATGGTTCTGAGGGTTATGACGCAGACGGGTTCTCCGACAACATCACCTGCCGAGATTGCGGTATTCTTTTCCTTATAGGCAGCAGGATGGACGGACAGAAAAACATGGTTTCGACCTCTTCTCAGACGATCGATTTGCCAAATGGACATTATTCCGCTTTACATATCTTGGGAGCATCAATTGGAAGCGGAAGTGTCCAGAGTGGAACGCTTCGCGTGAATTACCAAGATGGGTCATATTCTAACGTTACCCTGAGGTTGAGCGATTGGTGTCAGA
It includes:
- a CDS encoding DUF2341 domain-containing protein, whose translation is MRVEKGAAFVFLLSFVIALLIIPNQMILASPSSIDAYLENIHISDPYLLKMFRNTFVNTIQTTVGLKDDNTTYVITGDINAMWVRDSCAQVYPYALICINDAYLQRVVRGVMLRHFKHFNSSYPMSTIINSWKEDYTPWEYKYEHDGIAYLIRLCWVYWKVSGDDSWAHLSGDFNAQKAFGKALRQILDNMDVTTGLVRVSHRPSDDSTVYPFLIPTNMFIAATMPMLKEMYLNLWENEVGADLCDKIRENIMRGIETYAVYNDPVFGRIWAYEVDGRGRYLLMDDANVPSLLSAPYIGFTSTDNDVYQNTRRFLLSSSNPYFFSGSYISGIGSPHTPGSRVWPMSLIVQILTSDNHKEIESCLEQLKISDAGTKLMHESINPNNPADYTRSWFAWANSLFAEMVITKVVGLHIDNGEIWVRPHLNKHLSEIEAKDIPFWNFSSLTIKAKGIDSTIRQVRRNGQPVNFDQRMGVKITNDEQQIEVCTTQLRLTQTPVDLSSYFNRDGISWDNNRGNLDGSEGYDADGFSDNITCRDCGILFLIGSRMDGQKNMVSTSSQTIDLPNGHYSALHILGASIGSGSVQSGTLRVNYQDGSYSNVTLRLSDWCQSPETGEHVAILIGHRHSGGQDQVVKCRVFHREISLDSNKIVENIVLPNNQYMRILAITVSRRDYPILVKPENSSQINDNTPIFSWIPAELQDNQRFLLDDDLSFSSPIENIILPPSVENFEVISGLPDGRYYWKVVPIFEGEEFDSDVWEFSVDTQPPQVPTPLSPENGFKIVGLSVIFSWSGSENVLYNLQVTTGVTDLDYFTYENQTEIQLPDHGIYYWRIRAMDQAGNWSDWSEFRRLDVLYSWWNQEWTCRRKIEISGNHPENFQIKVVLPSDIENTIYPSIRFLEDENRGFLPYWIEKAENAYTNIVWVRRLENSDNEIWMYYGNPYVTSAEN